From the Micromonospora echinospora genome, the window GGTCTACTTCACCGGCGAGTCGCGGGCCTGGACCGGCGGGATGGCCTTCTACGACCCGGCGCTGCCGGGCATGGTCGCGGCCCGGGCCTACCTGCTCACCTCCGGGCAGTTCGCCGACGTCGCCGCGCAGGAGATGTACCGCCCGCCGGGCGCGGACCTGGCGGCGTTGGCCGTCGCCGTCGAGCGGGGTTCGGTGGTGGTCGGGCCGGGTCGGTACGAGACGCTGGTCTGCGCCGGCCACCGGGAGGGGTACCCGCTGCTGACGTTCACCGCGCCCTGGCGGGCCGGCGACGTCCCGTGGAATCCGCCCGCTGCGGCCTACCTCGGCCTGCTCGCCGCCGGGCTCGCCGAGTCACACGGCTGGGCCGTCGGCCGGATCGTCGACTACCTCGCGGCACGCCCCGGGGTGGCCGGACGGTGGGATCCGGCCGACCTGACGGCGACGGTCCGACACGCGACGGCGGGAACGTGGACCGGGTCGGGTGGCGCGGTGTAGCGTCGTACCGCCGGGTGTCCACAGTCGACACCCGTGGTCGCGGTGGACGGTCGCCGCGTACTCGGCGGGCGGGAACGGCGCGACGCATCGGCGCCGGTGGTGGGCGTGTCCCGGACGCAACAACGACGAGGCTGTGCCCGCCTGTGCATTTTCCCGGAATCGCACACCGAATCCCGCTGCCGGGGATGTCGGCGTGGTCACATCTCCCGCCGATCGGCCCTTTCTCGCTGGCCGGTGGGCGGAATCGCTGATGTTCACCGGTGCCGACCTGTGCGATCACCCTCAGTGCATAGGCATGCGCCGATCGTTTGAGTTGTGTGGTCCGTTCGGTTGTGGTTGATCAACCGGCCAGTTGTTACTTGCCCTTGCAGCTTTCTCGATGTCCACGACTGGTATCACCATCGATAGCCTCAGGCATTCTCACGGAAACGTGGGATCCCGTGCCGGCAGGACCGTCGCTGGCTCTCGGAATGTGGGGGAATCGTGAACAGCAGCCTGAACGACGAGAACCTTCCCATCAACAGGCGCATGCCTTCCGCAGGGCGTTGGGCGCTGCGCGACCTGGCAGCCCGCGACCAGCGGGACGCCGGCCGCTTCGGCTCGTTCGACGATGGCGGCGATCCCGTCATCGAGAACCCGGCCCGGCCGTACCACGGCCTGGGCGGCAGCTACGCCTGCCGCTGACCGACCGAAAGCCACCGCCGCGCCGGCTCTGACGGGAGGCCGGCGCGGCGGCCCTCACCCGGACCGCGTCGATCGTGCGTCCGGACCGCCGGCTGTGCGCCGGACCGTCGGGCCGCCTCCGCTCGCGTCGATCAGCCGAGAAAGAACCGGCGTAGTTCGACGGCGAGGTCGGCCGGGGGCACCTCGTGATACCCGCCCGCCATGCTGAGCCGCCGGGCCCCGGGAACCGCCTCGGCCGTGCGCTGGGTCGCCTGCCGCAGCCAGTCCGGGCTCGCCGTGCTGTCCACCACCAGAGTCGGTGCCGTGATCGCGGCCAGCTCGTCCCGGGGGAGGGTGCCGTCGCCGGTGATGGTGGTGTCGTACACCAGGGTGTGCGCCATCCGCTCCAGGAACGACCAGCTCGGGTCGTGCCGCATCCCGGCGACCGCCTCGTCGGGCAGTCCCACCGCCGAGGTCATGAAGAGTTCCACGGCCTCCGTACGGCGGTCCGCCGCGACCAGCTCGGCCAGCGCGGCGGCGAGGTCCGGCCGGGAGCCGGCGCGCCCGTCCACCGCGTACGGCGGCTCGAAGAGGGCGAGACCGGTGATCGCCAGCCCCTGGGCGGCGGCCCGGGCGGCGAGGATCGCTCCCGAGGAGAGCCCGTAGACGTACGCCGAGCCGCCGGCCGCGTCGATCAGTGCCGCGAGGTCGTCGACCTCCCGGTCGGCCGAGTACGGCGCGGTGTCGCCGCTGTCGCCGCGCCCCCGACGGTCGTAGGTGTACGCCGTGAAGTGCGGGGCCAGGGCGGCGGCCAGCGGCTGCGCGGTCGTGCGGTCGTTGAAGGCGCCACCGACCAGCACGATCGGAGGCCCCTCCCCGGAGGGCTCGTAGGCAATCGGGGTGCCGTCGGCGGAACGCGCCGTCTGCACCGGCCGGTTCGTCGTGGTCACCCACCATTCCTACCCCGACGGTACGACAACCGTCGGTCACGACCCGCCGGCCACCGCTTCCGCGGCGCGGGGCACCCCCGCCGGGACACCCGTTCACCCGGCCGTCATGCCGGAACCGTCCGTCCGACCGGCTGAGGTTGCCGAACGTATCCGAAGCTCCGTTGTACTCGTCCGGTCGACCGATCGCGGCGCGGATGAGAGGCTGTCCCGGCAGGACCGCGACCCCCGCGCCGCACCCTGCGAGCGATCACTGCAACGGTACGGATCAGGGCAGCCGGACGGTACCGCGCCCGGCCCCACGCACCGACCCTCACGAGGAGTTCCATGTCCGTCTCCGGGATGCGCCGCCGGACCGCGCTCGGTCTGGCCGCACTCACCGCGGCAGCGCTGAGCGCGGTTGCC encodes:
- a CDS encoding histone deacetylase; this translates as MSSDLVWYVAYGSNLHAARLGCYLGGGRPPGGLRTYPGCRDRRPPRRDVPVFLPGGVYFTGESRAWTGGMAFYDPALPGMVAARAYLLTSGQFADVAAQEMYRPPGADLAALAVAVERGSVVVGPGRYETLVCAGHREGYPLLTFTAPWRAGDVPWNPPAAAYLGLLAAGLAESHGWAVGRIVDYLAARPGVAGRWDPADLTATVRHATAGTWTGSGGAV
- a CDS encoding alpha/beta fold hydrolase codes for the protein MTTTNRPVQTARSADGTPIAYEPSGEGPPIVLVGGAFNDRTTAQPLAAALAPHFTAYTYDRRGRGDSGDTAPYSADREVDDLAALIDAAGGSAYVYGLSSGAILAARAAAQGLAITGLALFEPPYAVDGRAGSRPDLAAALAELVAADRRTEAVELFMTSAVGLPDEAVAGMRHDPSWSFLERMAHTLVYDTTITGDGTLPRDELAAITAPTLVVDSTASPDWLRQATQRTAEAVPGARRLSMAGGYHEVPPADLAVELRRFFLG